DNA from Actinomyces sp. oral taxon 897:
CCCGCAGGCGCGCCAGGCGCTCGACGGCGGCCGGGTCGGCCTTGGAGCCCTCCTCCTGGACGGACTCGGCCAGGTAGGACTCCTCCATGTGCATGCGGTCCACCCGGCGGCGCAGCTCGTCGATCTCCACGGGGCTGGAGTCCAGCTCCATACGCAGGCGGGAGGCGGCCTCGTCGATCAGGTCAATGGCCTTGTCGGGCAGCTGGCGGCCGGTGATGTAGCGGTCGGACAGGGTGGCGGCGGCCACCAGGGCACCGTCGGAGATGGTCACCTGGTGGTGGGCCTCGTACTTGGGGGCGATGCCGCGCAGGATGGCCACGGTGTCCTCCACGCTGGGCTCACCGACGAAGACCTGCTGGAAGCGCCGCTCCAGGGCGGGGTCCTTCTCAATGCGCTCACGGTACTCGTCCAGGGTGGTGGCACCCACCATGCGCAGCTCGCCGCGGGCCAGCATGGGCTTGAGCATATTGCCCGCGTCCATGGCGCCCTCGGAGCCGCCCCCGGCGCCGACGACCGTGTGGAGCTCGTCAATGAAGGTGATGACCTCGCCGTCGGAGTCCTTGATCTCCTTCAGGACGGCCTTGAGGCGCTCCTCGAACTCGCCGCGGTACTTGGCCCCGGCCACCATGCCCGCCAGGTCCAGGGCGATGAGCCGCTTGCCGCGCAGGGAGTCGGGCACGTCCCCGGCCACGACCCGCTGGGCCAGGCCCTCGACGACGGCGGTCTTGCCCACACCGGGCTCGCCAATGAGGACGGGGTTGTTCTTGGTGCGGCGGCTCAGGACCTGCACGACGCGCCGGATCTCGGCGTCACGGCCAATGACGGGGTCGAGCTTGCCCTCGGCGGCGGCGGCGGTGAGGTCGGTTCCGTACTTCTGAAGGGTCTTGTAGGTCCCCTCGGGGTTGGGGGAGGTCACCCGCGCGCTGCCGCGCACCTGGGGCAGGGCGGCGCGCAGGTCCTTGGCTGTGGCACCGGCCTCGGACAGGATGCGGGCCACGGGGTCGGAGGACGCCGCCCCCGCGCCCTGGGCCAGGCCAATGAGCAGGTGCTCGGTGGAGATGTACTCGTCCCCCAGGCTCTTGGCCTCCTTGCCGGCGGCGTCCAGGGACGCCAGGAGGGCGCGCGAGGGCTGGGGCTGGGCCACGGAGGAGCCCGCCGAGCTGGGCAGGGAGGTCAGGACGCGGCGGGTGGCGGCGCCCACGGCCGTGCGGTCGGCGCCGACGGCGGCGAGCAGGGCCAGGGCCACGCCCTCCTCCTGGCCCAGGAGCTCGGAGAGCAGGTGGGCGGTCTCGATCTGCGGGTTGCCGGCCGCGGCGGCGGCCTGCATGGCTCCGGAGATGGCCTCCTGGGAGCGGGTGGTGTAGTTGGTGTCCAACAGGACCTCCTTGGGTGATGTCGTGGGCGGCGACGGTGCGCCGCAGGTCTGAGAGGTTCAACCCACGACAAGTTGAGTCTATTCCACTCAACTTTGAGTATGACGCAGGGCATACGACGCCGGGGCGGGCCCGCCCGTACCGGAGCCAGCGGGTCAGCTGGTAGCCAGCCGGGCGCCAGCCTGGGCACCGGGTCCGCTGGAGGCTGGCAGGCCCCGCAGGCGCCGGGACGAGCAGTCCGGGAGGCCCCGCGCACCGCCACGGGCGTGCAGGCCGCCATTGGCCCTAGCTGGTAGTCAGTGAGGCGACGACCGCGTCAGCCAGGGGCTGGGCCTGCTCGAGGCTGGAGCAGGCCACGCCGACGAGCGCGACCCGCCCTCCGCTCAGGGGGACGAAGATCATAATGCTTGACGCCCCGCCCGGGGAGCTGGGGGTGTAGGCGTGCATGGCGACGTCGCCGATCGGGCTGCTGCGCACGGTGTACTGCCCCGGGACGTTGCCGGTGGACTCAATGGCGCTGCGCGTGATCTCCTCCGGGGGCACGCCGGAGTAGGACACCGTCTTGCTGTTGGCGGAGATGACCCTCAGGTTCCCAAAGAGTGTGTCAGCAGCCATAATGTCGACCACGCCCGCCTGCTTGCTGACCTTGTCGCTGGTGACGTTCGTCGCCTGGGCGTACCTGTCGATGGCGGCCTGGTCGCCGCTGGTCAGGGCGTTGCCGTCAATGGTGGCCATGGTGCCGGGGACGTCGAACCCCAGGCCCAGGTTGGGCGCGGTCACGTGCTGGGAGACCGGCGCGGTGGGGGAGGGCGTGGGACCCTCGACCACCGCGACCACGTCGTCCTCCTCGTTGTCACTCGCGCAGGCGGGAAGGGCCAGCGCCCCGGCCAGGACCAGGGCGACCGCGACGGCGCGGCGGGCGGGAGCCACACGGCTCATGAGTTCCTCCAGGGGCCAGGAGCAGCAGACACCCAGATCGTATACGGCCCCACCAGCAGCGTGCGCCACGGGCCTCGTACCGGACGCCGTCGGCCGCCCCGCCCTCGCCCTGGGGCCCCGCCCTCGCCCTGGGGGCCAGCGGACGCTAACCTGCCCTTGAGATACGTCACCCCTCGTGACGTCCGTCCGAACCTGAAGGAGACCACCATGGGACTTGGCGACCTGACCAAGAAGGCATCTGACGCGCTGTCCTCGGAGAAGGCCGAGGAGATCAGCGACACCGTCCTGGACAAGGCGGGCACGGCGGCCAAGAAGGTCACCGGGGGCAAGTTCGACTCCCAGATCGACTCCGCCATCCAGGCTGCCGACAAGGCCGTGGGCACCGACTGACACCGACTGACGGAGTTCGTGGCGACGCCGCCCTGCGTCCCGGCGACAGCGACGGGACGCAGGGCGGCGCCCGCGGCGGGCACGCCATGAGCTCCCCCGTTCTCACGAGCAATAAGTACCGTTCTCACGAGCAATAAGTACCGTTCTCACGGCGAATAAGTACCGTTCTCGCGAGAAGGGGAGGAAGGGGTAAGGAGGGCTAGCGACGCCGGACGGCACGCACCAGGCCGCCTACGGTGAGTCCCAGTCCCAGCAGGCCGCAGCCCAGGGCCGCGACCACCAGGACCGCGATAATGCCGAAGCGCTCGGTGTAGGCCCTCGGGCCCACGACCACGCCGTCCGTGCCCTGGGGGCAGGAGAGGCGGTACTCCCCCTCCACGCTGGTGGTAAAGGTGCCAATGGTGGACAGGCTGCCCCCCATGCCCTCCAGCGGGGTCACGCTCACCGGCGCCCCGGCCGGGTCGGTGACGGCGCACCGGGAGGTGTCCTCCCCCAGGCCCGGGGAGTAGATCGCCAGCTGGCGGGAGGCACCCAGGTAGACGCCTCCGCTGGCGGACAGGGCGACGCCGCTGCCGCCCTGTCCCCCGGTCAGCAGCAGGGCCGAGGAGACCAGCAGCACCACGGGGATGACGACCATGGTCACCAGCCCGACCACCAGGAGCCGCCACCGGTGCCGGGGCCGCGGGCTGCGCCAGGGTGGCACTGCCGCCGTCCTGGGGCCGACGGGCCTCAGGCCGTGCCTGGCAGGAGGCACCGCCTGGGGGTCGTAGCGGTAGGGGTTGACCTCTCCCCCGGGCGGCAGCCCCTGGCCACCGTCCGGGAGGGAGGACGACGTCGGGATACCGGCGTCCAGACCGTGCGCACGCCGGTAGGCGGCGAGCTCCTCGGGATCCAGGCGCTGCCCGTACCTGGGGCTGCCGTCCTCGTTCTCGTAGGGGCCAGCCACCTGCGGTTACCCGGTCCGGGCGCTCAGGCCTGCGGGCCCTCGCCCCTGGGGGCGGTGTTGCGGACCAGCTCGATAATCATGCGGAAGATGAACAGCTGGACCATGGCCTTGGCGGCGCCGGCAAAGAGCGTGGCCAGCAGGCTCACCACAGTCCTACCGGTGTTACTACCGTAGCCGCCAAAGGACATGAGGACCGTAATGAGATCAAAGAGCCAGCCCAGACCGTAGCCCACCAGGGCCACGATGAACAGCGCGTTGCCGTACTTGACGGCAAAGGCGCGTGTGGTGTTCATGAGGTTCCCAAAGAGGGAGTCCTGGCCCACCGGGGCATAGCCGCCCTGTGGTGCGTAGGGGGCACCGGCCTGGGGCGCCGAGGCGGAGTAGGGCGCGGGCCCGCCGGCGTAGGCGCTGGCCTGCTGGCTGTAGGGGGCGGCCACGGGGGCCGACGAGGTCATGGGAACGGCCATGGTGGGAGCCTGGGCGTTGGCCGCAGCAGCGTTGGGGTTCTGGGATGGGTTGTAGGGCTGGGTCATGACGTCTCCTGTGGACTCGGTACGTACCCGCGCATCCTACAAGGCCGGGCGCCTGTTGTCTCACCTGCTCCTACGGCGTGGCCCCGCAGGCAGCCGACGTCCCGGCAGCACCTGGACCTCGCCGTCGGCGGCGGCGGCGAAGACGCG
Protein-coding regions in this window:
- a CDS encoding ATP-dependent Clp protease ATP-binding subunit produces the protein MDTNYTTRSQEAISGAMQAAAAAGNPQIETAHLLSELLGQEEGVALALLAAVGADRTAVGAATRRVLTSLPSSAGSSVAQPQPSRALLASLDAAGKEAKSLGDEYISTEHLLIGLAQGAGAASSDPVARILSEAGATAKDLRAALPQVRGSARVTSPNPEGTYKTLQKYGTDLTAAAAEGKLDPVIGRDAEIRRVVQVLSRRTKNNPVLIGEPGVGKTAVVEGLAQRVVAGDVPDSLRGKRLIALDLAGMVAGAKYRGEFEERLKAVLKEIKDSDGEVITFIDELHTVVGAGGGSEGAMDAGNMLKPMLARGELRMVGATTLDEYRERIEKDPALERRFQQVFVGEPSVEDTVAILRGIAPKYEAHHQVTISDGALVAAATLSDRYITGRQLPDKAIDLIDEAASRLRMELDSSPVEIDELRRRVDRMHMEESYLAESVQEEGSKADPAAVERLARLRAELADATESLTALTARWEAEKAGHNRVGELRATLDELRTKADLAEREGRFEEAGRVRYGEMPALERQIREAEAAEARSAVVNPDGTQTPAEPMIAEKVGPSQVAEVVAAWTGIPVGRLMQGETEKLLSMEEVIGSRLIGQKAAVAAVADAVRRSRAGVSDPDRPTGSFLFLGPTGVGKTELAKSLAEFLFDDERAIVRIDMSEYSEKHSVARLVGAPPGYVGYEEGGQLTEAVRRRPYSVVLLDEVEKAHPEVFDILLQVLDDGRLTDGQGRTVDFRNVILVLTSNLGSQFLIDPLLSPEEKRNEVMGRVRAAFKPEFLNRLDDTIIFEALSKEDLGRIVGIQLARMQERLASHRLTLTVTDAARSWLADEGYDPAYGARPLRRLVQREIGDRLARMILGGEVLDGQEVVVDVSLDGPAAGLALTARGEAWAPSASSAA
- a CDS encoding antitoxin, yielding MGLGDLTKKASDALSSEKAEEISDTVLDKAGTAAKKVTGGKFDSQIDSAIQAADKAVGTD